TCTCGTCCTCCAGTGCCCGGCACACGACAGCGTGGCTATATCAATGACCCAAAGAATGAGGAGGGTGAACCGAGGCCTGGGAACAGGTGCAAGTGGTGCCCCCGAGCCTCCCGACCCCTGTCCTGCGCCCTCACCGCTGGAAGTAGGCCAGCTCCTCCTTCAGCAGGAACACGTTGGCTTTGAGCTCATTCCTCTCCTGAAGGATCTGTTCAACCTCCTCTCGACTGAAGCCGCACTGCCCTACCTTGGGGGGGCGTCCTGGCGGCGGCAGCGCATCCACCTGCGGAAGGACAGGCTTGGTCAGGGGGGCGCCTCGGCTGGAAAGGGACGCTAGAGGGTGACTGGCAGGGAGACTTGGGAGGCCAGGGCGCTACAATAGATGCCAGACCGGTGCTCTGGCTGAGACTGGGGGCGGAGGCCGGCTGGGGGCGCACATTCGTGCCACCTTCCAACTTCCCGGTGGCCCTAACTACGCAGCACAGCAAACCTTTCCCGAGTGCCGGACCGGTCCCTGACCTCATCCGGCACTCACCCGGTCCTCATGGGTCTCCGGGGCTCCTGTGCCCGCGGCTGCCGTCTCGGGCTCCTGCCTCTGCTCGCACCCGGGCGCCGCGGCCTGGCCCTGCGCCTGCTCTGGCGCGGGCTCCAAGGTCGCTTCGCGCCGCCGCTCTGATTCGCTCTCGCGGTCCCGCGCGGCGCGCAACTGGGTTTGTACTGCGGCCAGCTTGTGCCGCAACTCCGCATTCACCAGCAGGAGGCGCTGCAGCTGCTCCTGCAACTGTGGGCGGAGCAAAGGGGGCTGGTGGGCGGGGCGCCGGAGGGCCGGGAGAGCCCCGCCCCCGCACGTCGCCCCGCCCTGCCCTCACCGCTTCCGTCTCCTGGCTGCGCTGCCGCAGGTCGCGGTTGTGCGCCCGGAGTTCATCCCGCTGGCGGTCGGTCACCTCCTTGAGCTGCCGCAGCAGAGCGCGCTCCTCTGAGGAAGGGGCGTTCTCAGCGGCGGCCCGCGGGGAGAGGCCCTGAGCCTCCCGGCCCCCGGGCCCCGGCAGGCCCGCACTCACCCTGTGGCCCAGAGCGCAACTCTTTGCAGAGGCGCTCGTTCTCCTCCCGCAGCCGCCGCAGCTCGAGTTCGGCCTGCTGCGCGGATACCTGCAGCTGGAGAGGCCGCGCCGTCAGGGCCGGGGCCCGCCAGCCCGCGGGCGGCTAAGGGAGGGCGCCGTGACTCACCGAGTCCGGGGCGGGCCCCACAGCCGCCTTTTCCAGGAGCTCCAGCGCCTGCACCACCAGCGGCACGAGCCCGGCCGCCGCCTCCGGCCCGAAGCGGCGCGCCAGCTCCTTCAGCTCAGTGCCCAAGGCCCCCGCTAGGTAGTACACGAGCTCCGCAGCCGTCCCCGACCCCGCGGCCACCCGAGGCCCCCAGCAGTGCGCCCCAGGCCCCACCCTCCTGGGCTCCATGTCCCCCGAAGGCGACTAGGGCTGcgacaccctcctccccacaactGGGGAAGGAAAAGGCCGACCAGTCCTGGCCCAGGAAGCAGTTTTGGACGGTAGAGGGCGGGGTAGAAGCGACAAGGGAGGAGGGATTAAGGGAAAAAGGCTGGGGAAGGAGAGTCTGAGTGCCCTGCTCCCTGTCCTGTTCAAGCCCCCAAGGTCACAGGAAGCAGGACAGCCAACTTCCAGCCAGGTGTccaggagctgaggctcagggctGTAAGTGGTCACTTTCGTCAAGCCCTCCCCCCAGTGCCCACACCAGGCTCCACCCCTGTGTCTGGAGTCATGGGGCCTGACTTGGCTGCCAACTCTCCAGGCAAGAGGTGAGAGGTAGGAGAGCTGTCACTGGCCTCAACCAGAGGCAGCCAACTGTCCAGCCATGTGCCTGCTTCCAAGACAGATTGAGAGTGACACAAAGCTTAAAGGGCTAGGCTGGGCACCACAGCTGCAGACTGCTCCAACAGATGTTGAAAAGCGGTGAGTGTTTCCAGGTATTTTGGAGGGAAATTGGCAAATGTCATCATGGCAGCAGGAGTGTGAAGGCCCAAGTCCCCTTCAGTTCTCTGAGTTTAGAGTATATTTACCCCCATAGCTCTTGAGTATCAGGGGAGCCTCAAGGATCAGTCCAGCAGCTTGCTGTGAACAAGTCTGGCCTCTGCCATCCTTACACCCAGAATTCgagctgaggggaaaaaaaaactcaaaaactcCTATTTATACAAAATTTATTATACTTTGTTCAGAATTACAAGTCACCACGAGGTCAACAACATAAGcacaaaataagaggaaaaagggGCCAAGCTGCTGAATGTCACCAGCTTGTCTGTGAAGGTAAAAGGCTCTGGACTCTGGGGAGTCTGAAGCAGGAGGTGAGGAGACAACTAGGCATAGAGGTCCTCTCGGTCCGCAGAGTAGACCTCGCCCTCCTGCAGGAGAGCAAAGTTGAGGAAGTGGGAAGGTCTGTGCACCTCGTGGTAGAACTCTTTGGGGTTTGCCAGCTGCAGCTCATACTTCATGTTGGGATCATGCCGAACACCTTGGAGTAGAAGGAAAGGGCCAGTGTTGACAAGGTCCACCTGCCTCACCCTGCTGGGTCCTGGGCCATCTCCAAACCAGAGTCCGGCCCCAAGTGCTAAAGGGTGATGGCCGAACCCCAACCCCACCTTCCTGTGTGCCCCGCCACCACCCCGCACCCTGCCTCACATACCCATAAAGTTG
This window of the Balaenoptera ricei isolate mBalRic1 chromosome 20, mBalRic1.hap2, whole genome shotgun sequence genome carries:
- the RILP gene encoding rab-interacting lysosomal protein isoform X1; this encodes MEPRRVGPGAHCWGPRVAAGSGTAAELVYYLAGALGTELKELARRFGPEAAAGLVPLVVQALELLEKAAVGPAPDSLQVSAQQAELELRRLREENERLCKELRSGPQEERALLRQLKEVTDRQRDELRAHNRDLRQRSQETEALQEQLQRLLLVNAELRHKLAAVQTQLRAARDRESESERRREATLEPAPEQAQGQAAAPGCEQRQEPETAAAGTGAPETHEDRVDALPPPGRPPKVGQCGFSREEVEQILQERNELKANVFLLKEELAYFQRELLTDHRVPGLLLEAMKVAIRKQRKKIKAKMLGTPEEAESSDDEDGSWLLLSRDKGDHLQPPPPESRIQSLYVGGRGRTNVVGVEGPHLSRSTAAHPAALSSEHARPLPLLWWPLDLPLPHAALSSS
- the RILP gene encoding rab-interacting lysosomal protein isoform X2, which gives rise to MEPRRVGPGAHCWGPRVAAGSGTAAELVYYLAGALGTELKELARRFGPEAAAGLVPLVVQALELLEKAAVGPAPDSLQVSAQQAELELRRLREENERLCKELRSGPQEERALLRQLKEVTDRQRDELRAHNRDLRQRSQETEALQEQLQRLLLVNAELRHKLAAVQTQLRAARDRESESERRREATLEPAPEQAQGQAAAPGCEQRQEPETAAAGTGAPETHEDRVDALPPPGRPPKVGQCGFSREEVEQILQERNELKANVFLLKEELAYFQRELLTDHRVPGLLLEAMKVAIRKQRKKIKAKMLGTPEEAESSDDEDGSWLLLSRDKGDHLQPPPPESRIQSFLGLWYRGETEAPEAEAGIAATSEVRGGEEAPQPPHLEPVGSLTAPNS
- the RILP gene encoding rab-interacting lysosomal protein isoform X3, yielding MEPRRVGPGAHCWGPRVAAGSGTAAELVYYLAGALGTELKELARRFGPEAAAGLVPLVVQALELLEKAAVGPAPDSLQVSAQQAELELRRLREENERLCKELRSGPQEERALLRQLKEVTDRQRDELRAHNRDLRQRSQETEALQEQLQRLLLVNAELRHKLAAVQTQLRAARDRESESERRREATLEPAPEQAQGQAAAPGCEQRQEPETAAAGTGAPETHEDRVDALPPPGRPPKVGQCGFSREEVEQILQERNELKANVFLLKEELAYFQRELLTDHRVPGLLLEAMKVAIRKQRKKIKAKMLGTPEEAESSHF